One Bartonella tribocorum CIP 105476 genomic window carries:
- the recA gene encoding recombinase RecA: MDKTKALDAALSQIERSFGKGSIMRLGQKEQVVEIETVPTGSLSLDIALGIGGLPKGRIVEIYGPESSGKTTLALHAIAEAQKGGGICAFIDAEHALDPIYARKLGVDLENLFISQPDTGEQALEITETLVRSGAVDVLVVDSVAALTPRAEIDGEMGDALPGLQARLMSKALRKLTASIFRSNCMVIFINQIRMKIGVMFGSPETTTGGNALKFYASVRLDIRRIGSIKDRDMIVGNQTRVKVVKNKLAPPFKQVEFDIIYGEGISKLGELIDLGVKVGIVEKSGSWFSYNSQRLGQGRENAKQFLREHAEIAAEIETALRQNAGLIAIELLENAGSENTEGDEVI; this comes from the coding sequence GTGGATAAAACAAAAGCTCTCGATGCTGCTCTCTCACAAATTGAACGTTCTTTTGGTAAAGGCTCGATTATGCGTCTTGGGCAAAAAGAGCAAGTTGTTGAAATTGAAACAGTTCCAACAGGGTCATTATCCTTGGATATTGCTTTAGGGATTGGTGGGTTACCGAAGGGGCGTATTGTAGAGATCTATGGACCAGAAAGTTCTGGGAAGACAACATTGGCTCTGCATGCTATTGCTGAGGCACAGAAAGGGGGAGGAATTTGTGCTTTTATTGATGCTGAACATGCGCTTGATCCTATTTATGCGCGTAAGCTTGGGGTTGATTTAGAGAATTTGTTCATTTCTCAACCGGATACCGGTGAACAGGCATTGGAAATTACAGAGACGTTAGTTCGTTCTGGTGCCGTTGATGTGCTTGTTGTGGATTCTGTTGCAGCTTTAACACCGCGAGCAGAAATTGATGGTGAAATGGGCGACGCTTTACCAGGATTACAAGCGCGATTGATGAGCAAAGCTTTGCGAAAACTTACGGCTTCTATTTTTCGTTCTAACTGTATGGTGATTTTTATTAATCAAATTCGCATGAAAATTGGTGTGATGTTTGGTTCGCCTGAAACAACTACAGGGGGAAATGCTTTAAAGTTTTATGCTTCTGTTCGTTTGGATATTCGCCGTATTGGGTCTATTAAAGATCGGGATATGATTGTTGGCAATCAGACCCGCGTTAAAGTTGTGAAGAATAAGTTGGCTCCTCCCTTCAAACAGGTTGAGTTTGATATTATTTATGGGGAAGGTATTTCCAAGCTAGGTGAATTGATTGATTTAGGAGTCAAAGTGGGTATCGTGGAGAAATCTGGCTCGTGGTTTTCTTATAATTCTCAACGTTTAGGGCAGGGACGTGAAAATGCGAAGCAGTTTTTGCGCGAACATGCGGAAATAGCGGCAGAAATTGAAACGGCTTTGCGTCAAAATGCAGGTTTGATTGCGATTGAATTGTTAGAAAATGCAGGGTCAGAAAATACAGAAGGCGATGAAGTCATTTGA